A genomic segment from Thermodesulfobacteriota bacterium encodes:
- a CDS encoding lipoprotein-releasing ABC transporter permease subunit — MIYELLISRRHLMAPRRNAFVSFITLLSVVGVVIGVMALIIVIAVMSGFENDIKKRILGVESHIVLFHHSGEIYDFVQVVDEIERMDQVVNAQPFIVTQVMLRSASGVTGGVLRGIDPGRAGASMSIFESIRPLDDKLTRSGDNEENAGKPPGIILGKELAGRLGVKTGDVVYLVLSMGALSPVGHMPAVKRFEVTGIFEAGMHDFDSTFAFVHLSEAQRVLHMNNTVSGIEIRVKDIYKARSVAEAIISRLGYPYYARDWMTMNQNLFAALKLEKTVMFIILTLIVLVAAFNIASSLIMIVMNKKKEIGILKAMGATRKSIRRIFVFEGMLIGGVGTLLGVALGVVACLLLKRYHFIELSSDVYYITTLPVQLEWLDVSIIAGAALTICYLATLYPSSQASKVNPVEAIRYG; from the coding sequence ATGATATACGAATTATTGATCAGCCGGCGCCATCTGATGGCGCCCCGTCGCAACGCCTTTGTTTCTTTTATCACCCTGCTGTCGGTGGTCGGGGTGGTTATCGGCGTTATGGCGTTGATTATCGTGATCGCGGTAATGTCGGGATTTGAAAACGATATTAAAAAACGAATACTCGGCGTGGAATCGCACATCGTTCTGTTTCACCACAGCGGAGAGATCTATGATTTTGTTCAGGTGGTGGATGAAATTGAACGGATGGATCAGGTTGTCAACGCCCAGCCGTTTATTGTCACTCAAGTCATGCTGCGTTCAGCATCGGGGGTTACCGGAGGGGTCCTGAGAGGCATTGACCCCGGGCGGGCGGGCGCTTCCATGAGCATTTTTGAGTCGATCCGGCCCCTTGACGATAAATTAACGCGCAGCGGCGATAACGAGGAAAACGCCGGGAAGCCGCCGGGCATCATCCTGGGGAAAGAGTTGGCCGGCCGTCTGGGTGTTAAAACAGGGGACGTGGTTTACCTGGTCCTGTCTATGGGCGCGTTGTCCCCGGTCGGCCATATGCCGGCGGTCAAGCGGTTCGAGGTGACCGGCATTTTTGAGGCCGGCATGCATGATTTTGACAGCACCTTCGCCTTTGTTCACTTGTCTGAGGCGCAGCGCGTTCTTCACATGAACAATACCGTCAGCGGAATTGAGATACGCGTCAAGGATATTTACAAAGCCCGGTCAGTCGCCGAGGCGATTATTTCCCGGCTGGGGTATCCGTATTATGCCAGGGACTGGATGACCATGAACCAGAACCTGTTCGCGGCGCTGAAACTGGAAAAAACCGTCATGTTCATCATTCTGACCCTGATTGTGCTGGTGGCGGCCTTTAACATCGCCAGTTCCCTGATCATGATCGTAATGAACAAGAAAAAGGAAATCGGCATTTTAAAAGCTATGGGCGCTACCCGGAAAAGCATCCGCCGGATATTCGTGTTCGAGGGCATGCTCATCGGCGGGGTGGGCACCCTGCTGGGTGTTGCCCTGGGCGTCGTCGCCTGTCTTCTGCTTAAACGTTATCACTTTATTGAGCTGTCCAGCGATGTTTATTACATCACCACCCTGCCCGTTCAGCTGGAATGGCTGGATGTTTCCATCATTGCCGGAGCCGCGCTGACTATTTGTTATCTGGCGACCCTCTATCCTTCGTCTCAGGCGTCCAAAGTCAATCCGGTGGAGGCGATCCGTTATGGCTGA
- a CDS encoding type II secretion system F family protein, translating into MPVYLWEGKRRNENVNGEMDAADEAAVRAQLLRMGITAQKVKKKPKDLFANVAFLQPGVTQQNIIIFARQFSTMIDAGLPIVQCLDILQAQEQNKTFQKILKTIKADVEGGLTLAEALKKHPKQFDALFVNMIAAGEAGGILDKILQRLSTYMEKNAKLKRQIKGAMMYPLITLSIAVLVVIVILVFVIPVFQQMFADFGKALPLPTQIVVTASEIVKSKILFIIAGMVLLSMAYRQFYKTEKGRLVMDGIFLKLPVIGVVIRKSAVARFTQTMGTMLSSGVSILDALDIVAKTAGNKVIENAVYFTRAGISEGRTVADPLSETGVFPSMVCSMIAVGESTGALDAMMEKIAAFYEEEVDAAVEAMTSAIEPLMMVFMGGLIGGLVVAMYLPVFQMAGAISGG; encoded by the coding sequence ATGCCGGTCTACCTCTGGGAAGGCAAACGCCGGAATGAAAATGTGAATGGGGAAATGGATGCGGCGGATGAAGCTGCGGTAAGGGCTCAACTGCTACGAATGGGTATTACGGCCCAGAAAGTCAAAAAAAAGCCCAAGGATCTTTTCGCCAATGTCGCTTTTTTACAACCGGGGGTAACCCAGCAGAATATCATTATTTTCGCCCGGCAGTTTTCGACCATGATTGATGCCGGTCTGCCCATCGTCCAGTGCCTGGATATTTTGCAGGCCCAGGAGCAGAACAAAACATTTCAGAAAATTCTGAAGACCATCAAAGCGGATGTGGAAGGCGGTTTGACCCTGGCCGAAGCCTTGAAAAAACATCCCAAGCAGTTTGACGCCCTGTTCGTGAATATGATCGCGGCCGGTGAAGCCGGCGGTATTCTGGACAAGATTCTGCAGCGGTTATCCACCTACATGGAAAAAAACGCCAAACTGAAACGGCAGATCAAGGGCGCCATGATGTACCCGCTTATTACCTTGAGCATCGCCGTTCTGGTTGTTATAGTTATTCTCGTATTCGTTATTCCGGTTTTCCAGCAGATGTTCGCTGATTTCGGTAAGGCACTGCCGTTGCCCACCCAGATCGTTGTTACCGCCAGCGAAATCGTAAAAAGCAAAATCCTGTTTATCATTGCCGGAATGGTTCTGTTGAGTATGGCTTACCGGCAGTTTTACAAAACCGAAAAGGGCCGGCTGGTCATGGACGGTATTTTTCTGAAATTGCCGGTCATCGGTGTCGTCATCCGGAAATCAGCCGTGGCCCGGTTTACTCAAACAATGGGCACCATGCTTTCCAGCGGCGTCTCCATCCTCGACGCCCTAGACATTGTCGCCAAGACTGCCGGCAACAAGGTCATCGAAAACGCCGTTTATTTTACCCGGGCCGGTATCTCCGAAGGCCGCACGGTGGCAGATCCGCTTTCAGAAACCGGCGTGTTTCCTTCCATGGTCTGTTCCATGATCGCGGTCGGTGAGTCTACCGGCGCTCTGGACGCCATGATGGAAAAAATCGCCGCCTTCTATGAAGAGGAGGTGGACGCTGCCGTGGAAGCCATGACCTCGGCCATTGAACCGCTGATGATGGTTTTCATGGGCGGGTTGATTGGTGGTCTGGTGGTCGCCATGTATCTGCCCGTTTTCCAGATGGCGGGAGCTATTTCCGGCGGTTAG
- a CDS encoding site-2 protease family protein, with amino-acid sequence MLPEFDINRIVVMVTPLLFAVSLHEAAHGYAALKMGDDTAARAGRITLNPIRHVDPVGSVVLPLLLAVFNAPFVFGYARPVPVNPALFRNWKKGTLWVSSAGVLANLVFMMMAGVCFRILLIAAQAALPMSPLALFLVTDLLLMLGYFVLINAVLAVFNLIPIPPLDGSNILLVFLPPAMRKRFASMGRFGIILLLFLLTIKADWFFNAIWFVIMPLVHLALGSGGLNFIAGSSP; translated from the coding sequence ATGCTGCCCGAATTTGATATCAACCGGATTGTCGTCATGGTGACCCCGCTCCTGTTCGCGGTAAGCCTTCATGAGGCCGCCCACGGATACGCCGCCCTTAAAATGGGGGATGATACCGCCGCCCGCGCCGGCAGGATCACGCTCAATCCCATCCGGCACGTGGACCCGGTCGGATCGGTGGTTCTGCCGCTGTTGCTGGCGGTATTCAACGCGCCTTTTGTCTTTGGTTACGCCCGGCCGGTACCGGTCAATCCCGCCCTTTTCCGCAACTGGAAAAAAGGAACCCTGTGGGTGTCGTCGGCCGGCGTTCTGGCCAATCTGGTGTTTATGATGATGGCCGGTGTCTGCTTTCGGATATTGCTGATTGCCGCCCAGGCCGCCCTGCCCATGAGCCCCCTGGCTCTGTTTCTGGTGACGGACCTGCTGCTGATGCTCGGCTACTTCGTGCTGATTAACGCCGTTCTGGCGGTCTTCAATCTGATCCCCATCCCGCCACTGGACGGCAGCAACATCCTGCTGGTTTTCCTGCCGCCGGCCATGCGAAAACGATTTGCATCTATGGGTCGCTTCGGTATAATACTGCTGCTTTTTTTGCTGACGATCAAGGCGGACTGGTTCTTTAACGCGATCTGGTTTGTAATCATGCCGCTGGTTCATCTTGCGCTCGGCAGCGGGGGGTTGAATTTTATTGCCGGCAGTTCACCCTGA
- a CDS encoding CBS domain-containing protein — MPGKKPPQKNPLTVITTHVNADFDAIASVLAAQKLYPGSVVVLPGSNEKNLRDFFVSSMAYLFNMKSIQDIDLPGIRRLVIVDTKQKNRIGPLADLLDDPSMEIHIYDHHPVSDNDIAADMQVNESSGATVSILTEKIREKGIPVSPDEATVMCLGIYEDTGSFTFTSTTPKDFEAAAFLVSRGASLNTIANMISKEMTPEQVDILNSMIKNAQVHDINGTAVVITSICLDEYVPDFAFLVHKMQRMKNLGVVFALAQMGNRIYIVGRSGLPEVDTAGALFPFGGGGHAYAASASIKNMTLPQAEQQLLTVLNRQIQSRICARDLMSSPAISTTPDMTCRQAGELLTRYNINALLITEKENAGGALLGFITRQVIEKALYHNLGDTAVSEYMTSEVLRVDPDDDLYGIQERIIDGHQRILPVVRDDAILGVITRTDLLNLLVSRNKREKEQQPQLVEASIDAKTKNITRLMTERLPGHIMDLLKAAGETAAAIGYSAYVVGGFVRDMFLLRDTEDVDLVIEGDGIAFAKQFAGLMGARVHYHSKFGTAVITFADGFKIDVASSRLEYYQFPAALPTVEMSSIKLDLFRRDFTINTMAICLNPEKFGILIDFFSAHRDIKDKTIRVLHNLSFVEDPTRVFRAIRFEQRFGFTIGKMTSGLINNAVKMNFFKKLSGRRVFGEMSLILEEDNPVPAVQRLAEYKLLAAVHPAIRISKTILTRLNSVREVISWYDLLFFEERYMKWAVYFLVLVNRCDQATTLEICGNFELNRKYQSLFTTERFEAIAALSRINRDFPIKNSALYESLKPFRTELVLFIMALAERDEIKKQISHYILQLKNIRPMIKGEDLRQLGIPSGPDYSRVLKAVLHARLDGLVATKKDEMEFAAKYAARI; from the coding sequence ATGCCGGGAAAAAAGCCGCCTCAAAAAAACCCGTTGACGGTGATCACAACCCACGTCAACGCTGATTTTGATGCCATCGCATCCGTCCTCGCGGCCCAGAAACTGTATCCGGGTTCCGTTGTGGTCCTGCCGGGCTCCAACGAAAAGAACTTAAGGGATTTTTTTGTAAGTTCAATGGCTTATCTTTTTAACATGAAAAGCATCCAGGATATTGATCTTCCCGGGATCAGGCGGCTGGTGATCGTTGACACCAAGCAGAAGAACCGCATCGGGCCATTGGCCGATTTGCTCGATGACCCGTCGATGGAAATCCACATTTATGATCACCATCCCGTATCAGACAATGATATTGCCGCCGACATGCAGGTCAATGAATCAAGCGGTGCCACGGTCTCTATTCTGACGGAAAAAATCCGGGAAAAGGGCATCCCGGTTTCTCCGGACGAAGCCACCGTCATGTGCCTGGGGATTTATGAAGACACCGGCTCCTTTACTTTCACCTCCACCACCCCCAAAGACTTTGAAGCCGCCGCCTTTCTGGTGTCCCGGGGCGCCAGTCTGAATACCATCGCCAACATGATATCCAAGGAAATGACGCCGGAGCAGGTGGATATTCTCAACAGCATGATCAAAAATGCCCAGGTCCATGATATCAACGGGACCGCGGTGGTGATCACCTCCATCTGCCTGGATGAGTATGTGCCGGATTTCGCCTTCCTGGTTCATAAAATGCAGCGGATGAAGAACTTGGGCGTGGTGTTCGCCCTGGCCCAGATGGGCAACAGGATCTATATCGTCGGCCGGTCCGGACTGCCGGAGGTCGATACCGCCGGCGCGCTGTTCCCCTTCGGCGGCGGAGGACATGCCTACGCCGCTTCCGCCAGCATCAAAAACATGACCCTGCCCCAGGCCGAACAGCAACTGCTGACCGTTTTGAACCGGCAGATCCAGTCCAGGATATGCGCCCGGGACCTGATGTCCTCGCCCGCTATTTCCACGACCCCGGACATGACCTGCCGACAGGCCGGGGAACTACTGACCCGATATAACATCAATGCCCTGCTGATCACGGAAAAGGAAAACGCGGGCGGGGCACTGCTGGGATTTATCACCCGGCAGGTCATCGAAAAGGCCCTCTATCACAACCTGGGCGACACGGCCGTTTCCGAATACATGACGTCGGAAGTCCTGCGGGTGGATCCGGATGATGATTTGTACGGGATCCAGGAAAGAATCATCGACGGCCATCAGCGAATTTTGCCGGTGGTCCGGGACGACGCCATTCTGGGAGTGATCACCCGGACCGATCTGCTGAATCTGCTGGTTTCCCGCAACAAACGGGAAAAGGAGCAACAGCCCCAACTGGTTGAGGCCAGCATCGACGCCAAGACAAAAAATATTACCCGGTTGATGACGGAGCGGCTGCCGGGTCATATAATGGACCTGCTCAAAGCCGCCGGGGAAACCGCCGCGGCCATTGGATACAGCGCCTATGTAGTGGGCGGATTTGTCCGGGACATGTTTCTCCTGCGCGACACGGAAGATGTCGATCTGGTCATCGAGGGAGACGGCATCGCCTTCGCCAAACAGTTCGCCGGTCTAATGGGCGCCCGCGTTCACTATCACAGCAAATTCGGAACCGCCGTGATTACCTTCGCCGATGGCTTTAAAATCGACGTGGCGTCATCACGGCTCGAGTATTACCAGTTTCCGGCGGCCCTGCCCACCGTCGAAATGAGTTCCATCAAGCTGGATCTGTTCCGGCGGGACTTTACCATCAACACCATGGCCATATGCCTGAACCCGGAAAAATTCGGCATACTGATCGATTTTTTCTCGGCCCACCGTGACATCAAGGACAAGACAATCCGCGTCCTTCACAATCTGAGCTTCGTGGAAGACCCCACCCGCGTCTTCCGCGCCATCCGCTTTGAACAGCGATTCGGCTTTACCATCGGTAAAATGACTTCGGGCCTGATCAACAACGCCGTTAAAATGAATTTCTTCAAAAAATTGAGCGGGCGGCGGGTATTCGGGGAAATGAGCCTGATCCTGGAAGAGGACAACCCGGTCCCGGCGGTTCAACGGCTGGCGGAATATAAACTGCTGGCCGCGGTTCACCCGGCCATCCGCATCAGCAAAACGATCCTGACAAGGCTGAATTCGGTCCGGGAGGTGATCTCCTGGTATGACCTGCTTTTCTTTGAAGAAAGATACATGAAATGGGCGGTCTACTTTCTGGTGCTGGTCAACCGCTGTGATCAGGCGACGACGCTGGAGATCTGCGGCAATTTTGAATTAAACCGGAAATACCAGTCGCTTTTCACCACTGAACGGTTTGAAGCCATCGCCGCCCTCTCCCGGATCAACCGGGACTTTCCCATTAAAAACAGCGCCCTTTACGAAAGCCTGAAGCCGTTCCGCACGGAACTGGTGCTGTTTATCATGGCCCTGGCGGAAAGGGATGAAATCAAAAAACAGATTTCCCACTATATTCTTCAACTTAAAAACATCCGCCCGATGATTAAGGGGGAGGACTTGAGGCAATTGGGCATTCCGTCCGGTCCTGATTACAGCCGTGTCCTCAAGGCGGTCCTGCACGCCAGGCTGGACGGACTTGTCGCCACCAAAAAAGACGAGATGGAGTTTGCCGCGAAATATGCTGCCCGAATTTGA
- the lysS gene encoding lysine--tRNA ligase, producing the protein MEKSETLLDVRKQKIQALRESGINPFPSFFPVSHTVAEVLRLIEQDMAPGPDDIPGMTLAGRIIAINKFGKSSFIRLRDRTETIQAYLQQNTVGEDPYTLFKQLDIGDFIGITGGVFKTRTGEWTVLVKEFKLLCKATRPLPEKFHGLKDPEKRYRKRYLDLIMNSGARDIFIQRNRTVQAVREFLCQRDFMEVETPMMQPIPGGAEAKPFITHHNALDMDLFLRIAPELYLKRLVIGGFERVFEINRNFRNEGVSSRHNPEFTMLEFYQAYADYETLMATTEEMFQHVFSKVKGTLQIEYQGNAIDFSPPWRRMTLAAAMSEIGGLAPDRQRDKESLLAFAAVHGIHLTKTENFGKIMTKLFDVLVEPKLIQPTFITGYPVDVSPLSKSSEKNPQVVDRFELFIAGNEIANGFSELNDPEDQRSRFLAQVNARQAGDEEAHFMDEDYIEALEYGMPPTAGEGIGIDRLVMLVTDSPSIREVILFPHMKKIPGE; encoded by the coding sequence ATGGAAAAATCCGAGACCCTGCTTGATGTACGAAAACAGAAAATTCAGGCCCTGCGGGAGAGCGGGATCAATCCCTTCCCCTCCTTTTTTCCTGTTTCGCATACCGTTGCGGAAGTGTTGCGCCTTATTGAACAGGATATGGCCCCCGGGCCGGACGACATCCCGGGAATGACCCTTGCCGGGCGGATCATCGCGATTAATAAATTCGGTAAATCATCGTTTATCCGCCTCCGGGACCGCACGGAAACGATCCAGGCCTACCTGCAGCAGAATACCGTTGGAGAGGATCCATACACGCTGTTCAAACAACTGGATATTGGTGATTTTATTGGTATTACCGGCGGTGTTTTCAAGACCAGAACCGGTGAATGGACGGTACTGGTAAAGGAGTTTAAGCTGTTATGCAAGGCAACCCGGCCGCTGCCTGAAAAATTTCACGGGTTGAAAGATCCGGAAAAGCGATACCGCAAGCGCTATCTGGATCTGATCATGAACAGTGGGGCGCGGGATATTTTTATTCAACGGAACCGGACGGTTCAGGCTGTCCGGGAGTTCCTCTGCCAGCGGGATTTCATGGAGGTGGAAACGCCCATGATGCAGCCGATCCCGGGAGGGGCCGAGGCCAAACCGTTCATTACCCATCACAACGCACTGGACATGGACCTCTTTTTGAGAATAGCCCCGGAGCTTTATTTGAAACGGCTGGTCATCGGCGGGTTTGAAAGAGTGTTTGAAATCAACCGGAACTTCCGGAATGAAGGCGTTTCCTCCCGGCATAATCCGGAATTTACCATGCTGGAATTCTACCAGGCTTATGCCGACTATGAAACGCTCATGGCAACGACCGAGGAAATGTTCCAGCATGTTTTTTCGAAAGTAAAAGGGACGTTGCAGATTGAATACCAGGGGAATGCCATCGATTTCTCGCCGCCCTGGCGGCGGATGACCCTGGCGGCGGCGATGAGCGAGATCGGTGGCCTGGCGCCGGACCGGCAGCGGGACAAGGAAAGTCTCCTGGCGTTTGCGGCGGTTCACGGTATTCATCTCACCAAGACGGAAAATTTCGGGAAAATCATGACCAAGCTGTTTGATGTTCTGGTAGAGCCGAAACTCATTCAGCCGACTTTTATCACCGGATATCCGGTTGATGTGTCGCCGCTGTCGAAATCCAGCGAGAAAAATCCGCAGGTCGTCGACCGGTTTGAACTGTTTATCGCCGGGAATGAAATCGCCAACGGGTTTTCCGAACTTAATGATCCCGAAGATCAGCGCAGCCGGTTTCTGGCTCAGGTTAATGCCAGGCAGGCGGGTGACGAAGAAGCGCATTTCATGGATGAAGATTATATTGAAGCCCTTGAGTATGGGATGCCGCCGACGGCCGGCGAGGGGATCGGCATCGACCGGCTGGTGATGCTGGTGACGGATTCCCCTTCCATACGGGAAGTCATTCTGTTCCCTCATATGAAAAAGATCCCCGGGGAATAA
- a CDS encoding ATP-binding protein has translation MQQTEEFNRRLRWLIAFRALFAVFLLGSTLFFTRTKDSHYAEGAILLLYVISLSTLVLSAGYAILLRFVKRKIFFTYFQICVDTFAVTLIVYVTGCYYSAFTFLYLIVIISACFFLFRRGGMIVAALSSIQYGVMIDLEYYGLIGPADINFIVTDATLSGPNVLYKTIIMMMACFAVAFLTSVLVEQERTARGELLVMRKYVRRVERMAAVGEMAAGLAHEIKNPLAALTGAIEMLEGDGVVTSPDDVRLMKIIQREAKRLNSLVTNFLLFAKPHKGNVKTIPLDQILKDTLDLFETGLKGRGEVQCVANISPGIKIDMDPEYLRQILWNLLLNAADAISEKETPAGTITVNLYPARNRMARLEIIDDGCGMPPDIADTIFDPFFTTKSKGTGLGLSVVHRLVELYGGKIDFESQPGKGTRFILYLTRTD, from the coding sequence GTGCAACAAACAGAGGAATTCAATCGCCGCCTGCGATGGCTGATTGCCTTTCGGGCGCTTTTCGCCGTTTTCCTTCTCGGCTCGACACTTTTTTTTACCAGAACGAAAGATTCGCATTACGCCGAAGGCGCTATCCTTCTGCTTTATGTGATTTCCCTCTCGACCCTGGTCCTTTCAGCTGGTTACGCCATCCTTCTGCGGTTCGTGAAGCGGAAAATCTTTTTCACCTATTTTCAAATCTGTGTTGACACTTTTGCCGTCACGCTGATTGTGTATGTCACCGGTTGCTATTACAGCGCTTTTACATTTCTCTATCTGATCGTTATTATCAGCGCCTGTTTTTTTCTGTTCCGCCGGGGGGGGATGATCGTTGCCGCCCTCAGCAGTATTCAGTACGGTGTCATGATTGATCTGGAATATTACGGCCTGATCGGCCCCGCGGACATCAATTTTATCGTGACGGACGCCACGTTGAGCGGCCCCAACGTTTTGTATAAGACCATTATTATGATGATGGCCTGTTTTGCCGTGGCTTTTCTGACCAGTGTGCTGGTGGAACAGGAGAGGACAGCCCGCGGTGAACTGCTGGTCATGCGGAAATATGTCCGGCGCGTAGAGCGGATGGCGGCGGTGGGGGAGATGGCCGCCGGACTGGCGCACGAGATTAAAAATCCTCTGGCCGCCCTGACCGGGGCCATAGAAATGCTCGAAGGCGACGGGGTGGTTACCAGCCCGGATGATGTCCGTCTGATGAAGATTATTCAACGGGAAGCCAAACGGTTGAATTCCCTGGTAACCAATTTTCTACTGTTCGCCAAGCCGCACAAAGGAAACGTGAAGACAATCCCTCTGGATCAGATTCTCAAGGACACCCTGGATCTTTTTGAAACCGGGTTGAAAGGCAGAGGAGAAGTCCAGTGCGTGGCAAATATTTCCCCCGGCATCAAAATTGACATGGATCCGGAATACCTGCGCCAGATCCTCTGGAACCTTCTGCTAAACGCTGCCGATGCGATCAGTGAAAAGGAGACACCGGCAGGAACCATAACGGTCAATCTGTATCCGGCCAGAAACAGGATGGCCCGGCTGGAAATCATTGACGACGGCTGCGGCATGCCGCCGGATATAGCCGACACCATATTTGATCCGTTTTTCACAACCAAATCCAAGGGAACCGGTCTCGGCCTTTCCGTTGTTCACCGGCTGGTGGAATTGTACGGGGGGAAGATCGATTTTGAAAGCCAACCGGGAAAGGGCACCCGCTTCATCTTATATTTGACGCGAACGGACTGA
- a CDS encoding ABC transporter ATP-binding protein, translated as MADTIHAGGGTENTGRDPLIIGHDLSKGFDNNGLRIEVIRGTCFEIFRGESIAVVGASGIGKSTFLQVIGALDPPDSGTLLLEGRDVYALGEIPLAQLRNQTIGFVFQFHHLLPEFSARENVMMPGLIRRDDSRAVRQLAEEMLARVGLANRLDHRPSELSGGEQQRVAIARALVLNPLVLLADEPTGNLDEKTSGHIHELLLELNSELSMTLIVATHNPHLARLMSRNLTIVDAKILEIADISEAG; from the coding sequence ATGGCTGATACCATCCATGCCGGCGGCGGCACGGAGAACACCGGACGTGACCCGCTGATCATCGGACACGATCTTTCCAAGGGATTTGACAACAACGGCCTTCGGATCGAGGTGATCCGGGGCACCTGTTTTGAAATTTTCCGCGGGGAATCGATTGCCGTGGTCGGCGCCTCCGGTATCGGGAAATCCACTTTTCTTCAGGTCATCGGCGCTCTGGATCCGCCTGACAGCGGTACGCTGCTGCTGGAAGGCAGAGACGTCTATGCCCTCGGAGAAATTCCGCTGGCGCAATTGAGAAACCAGACCATCGGTTTTGTGTTTCAGTTTCACCACCTGCTGCCGGAGTTCAGCGCCCGGGAGAACGTCATGATGCCTGGACTGATCCGGCGGGACGACAGCCGCGCGGTCCGGCAACTGGCCGAAGAAATGCTGGCGCGGGTGGGGCTTGCCAATCGGCTGGATCACCGCCCGTCGGAATTGTCCGGAGGGGAGCAGCAGCGCGTGGCCATCGCCCGGGCGCTGGTGTTGAACCCCCTGGTGCTTCTGGCTGATGAACCTACTGGCAATCTTGATGAAAAGACGAGCGGCCATATTCACGAACTGCTGCTGGAGTTGAACAGCGAGTTGTCCATGACGCTGATCGTGGCCACGCATAACCCTCACCTGGCACGACTGATGTCACGTAATCTGACCATCGTCGACGCTAAAATATTGGAAATTGCGGACATATCCGAAGCGGGGTGA